A DNA window from Anaerocolumna sp. AGMB13020 contains the following coding sequences:
- a CDS encoding AraC family transcriptional regulator — protein MIEKLTGTRETVFHLENLQVRLHINREYEDYPMHWHTDTEIIMPVENTYSAVVNKEKYILNPGDIIIIPSGEIHELYAPPTGRRFILQCDNSLLNGLNGIDSISSGFYPCICIKSEDSTSYQKQLVDIMNKVAEEYINRPPLYEASINALLTSFFVIVGRNCINLDRQNKNLIKKKQHQYIDKFLHICQYINDHCTENLTIDKLATLAGFSKYHFSRLFYNFSGVTYYDYLIKRRILFAESLLADPNLSVVEIAMRSGFNSLSTFNRNFRTIKNCTPTEYRSMHCSMQNLEFPQAESQKKSAL, from the coding sequence ATGATTGAAAAATTAACAGGTACCAGAGAAACCGTATTTCATCTGGAAAATTTACAGGTCCGTCTTCATATTAATCGGGAATACGAAGATTATCCTATGCACTGGCATACAGATACGGAGATAATCATGCCTGTTGAAAATACCTATTCTGCAGTGGTGAACAAAGAAAAATACATACTAAATCCCGGCGATATTATTATCATTCCCTCCGGTGAAATACACGAATTATATGCTCCGCCCACAGGACGGCGCTTCATCCTTCAATGTGACAATTCCCTGCTCAATGGCTTGAACGGAATCGATTCCATCAGCAGTGGTTTTTATCCCTGTATCTGTATCAAGTCAGAGGACAGTACCAGCTACCAGAAGCAATTGGTGGACATCATGAACAAGGTCGCGGAGGAATATATCAACCGTCCGCCTCTTTATGAAGCCTCCATAAATGCCCTGCTGACCTCATTTTTTGTAATTGTAGGCAGGAACTGTATCAATCTGGACAGGCAGAATAAAAATTTAATCAAAAAGAAACAGCATCAGTATATTGATAAATTCCTGCATATCTGCCAGTATATCAATGACCACTGTACGGAAAACCTTACCATCGATAAGCTTGCGACCCTGGCAGGCTTTAGCAAATATCATTTCTCCCGGCTGTTTTATAATTTCTCAGGCGTGACTTATTATGACTACCTGATTAAACGCCGCATATTATTTGCTGAGAGCCTTTTAGCAGATCCCAATCTTTCCGTAGTGGAGATTGCCATGCGAAGCGGCTTCAACAGTCTTTCGACCTTTAACCGTAATTTCAGAACCATAAAGAACTGTACCCCTACGGAATACAGAAGTATGCACTGTTCCATGCAGAATCTGGAATTCCCCCAGGCAGAAAGTCAAAAGAAATCGGCACTGTAA